A window from Candidatus Neomarinimicrobiota bacterium encodes these proteins:
- the mreC gene encoding rod shape-determining protein MreC: protein MSFLYDFIYKFREYILLVLAVLVSFVLMFSNDNPQVNAFRAEAVDFFAFVQEPLLKIERLNELQVENTRLHQRVVELSIQLQQRREAMLENQRLRKLLRFQNESKLKIKPAKIINLGTSSLVNSATINLGAADGIHKNQAVVVSEGVVGKIIEAGDKASIVQLLTDVNFRLSVKTQRTRANGILLWQHDNICTMDNVPKTLDVQVGDTVITSGYSDIFPEGLQVGQVITASNEIPGYHKRIQVRTSANFNELEEVFVVVKRPEVDSLATKS, encoded by the coding sequence GTGAGTTTCCTGTATGATTTTATATATAAATTCCGGGAATACATTCTCCTTGTTCTAGCAGTACTGGTTTCATTTGTCCTGATGTTCTCTAACGATAATCCCCAGGTGAATGCCTTCCGGGCGGAAGCCGTTGACTTTTTTGCCTTTGTTCAGGAACCATTACTTAAAATTGAACGTCTGAATGAACTGCAGGTAGAAAATACCCGACTACATCAACGGGTCGTGGAACTCTCGATTCAACTCCAACAACGACGAGAGGCCATGCTGGAGAATCAGCGTCTGCGGAAACTCCTGCGATTTCAGAATGAATCGAAGCTGAAAATAAAGCCCGCAAAAATTATCAACCTGGGCACTTCATCGCTGGTCAATTCTGCAACCATCAACCTGGGAGCAGCAGACGGCATCCACAAAAATCAGGCGGTAGTGGTCTCCGAAGGCGTCGTAGGAAAAATCATTGAGGCAGGAGATAAAGCCTCAATCGTTCAGCTACTCACCGATGTCAATTTCCGGTTGAGCGTAAAAACCCAACGGACACGCGCTAACGGAATTCTTCTCTGGCAGCACGATAATATTTGCACCATGGATAACGTACCGAAAACACTGGACGTTCAGGTTGGAGATACGGTCATTACATCAGGGTACAGCGACATTTTTCCGGAAGGGCTGCAGGTAGGGCAGGTGATAACAGCATCGAATGAAATTCCGGGCTATCACAAACGAATCCAGGTGCGAACGTCTGCAAATTTTAACGAACTGGAAGAGGTCTTCGTAGTTGTGAAACGCCCTGAAGTTGACTCATTGGCGACCAAGTCATGA
- the mreD gene encoding rod shape-determining protein MreD, translating into MIVRVFQYIGAGLLILLLQMTLANWIRVAGIKPDFIMLFIIYVGYREGKVPGILFGFGFGLLQDLVAASAFIGISSLIKSILGFGAGFLQRKFHVINPFILYAIVVLLILLGNLIYYGIYYAGAPISFGLMLQRLVLPSFIYTLVVGSLLLFVIPVDVEHL; encoded by the coding sequence ATGATTGTCCGTGTGTTTCAATATATTGGCGCGGGGCTCCTGATTCTGTTGTTACAGATGACACTGGCTAACTGGATCAGAGTGGCTGGTATCAAACCGGATTTTATAATGCTGTTCATTATTTACGTAGGATACCGGGAAGGGAAGGTTCCGGGGATTCTGTTTGGGTTTGGCTTCGGTTTGTTACAGGATTTGGTAGCAGCGAGCGCGTTTATTGGTATCTCCTCCCTTATAAAATCTATCCTGGGATTTGGCGCCGGATTTCTTCAGAGGAAATTCCACGTGATTAATCCTTTTATCCTGTATGCAATCGTAGTCTTGCTCATCTTACTGGGAAATTTGATTTATTACGGTATTTATTACGCCGGCGCACCAATCTCATTTGGGTTGATGCTCCAGCGCCTGGTTTTACCATCGTTTATTTATACGCTCGTCGTTGGCAGTCTGCTCTTATTCGTTATACCCGTTGACGTTGAACATCTATGA
- the purN gene encoding phosphoribosylglycinamide formyltransferase — protein sequence MARPQFAVFASGRGSNFLAVYQEIESGNIDGEISCVISNNASAPVLDKAEEFGLTAYHETESIFDSSDAYIQRISELLNSHSIDYILLAGYMKKIPAELVRQYQYKMVNIHPALLPSFGGKGYYGMNVHEAVINRGVKYTGVTLHFVDEIYDHGPIIYQYPVRVRDDDTAESLASRVLEYEHKAYPKVVRWLSKGWIETKDNKTVYTGPEKEWEI from the coding sequence TTGGCACGTCCACAATTTGCCGTATTCGCTTCAGGACGGGGATCCAACTTCCTAGCAGTCTATCAGGAGATCGAATCCGGAAACATCGATGGGGAGATTTCGTGCGTGATTAGCAACAATGCTTCCGCGCCGGTTTTGGACAAAGCAGAGGAATTCGGTCTGACCGCTTATCATGAGACGGAGTCGATATTTGATTCCAGCGATGCCTACATACAGCGCATCTCCGAACTACTCAATTCACATAGTATAGATTATATTCTGTTAGCGGGATATATGAAAAAAATCCCCGCGGAACTGGTTCGGCAATATCAATACAAGATGGTCAACATACATCCGGCGTTGTTACCGTCATTCGGCGGCAAGGGGTATTACGGAATGAACGTCCATGAGGCAGTGATTAATCGCGGCGTAAAATATACTGGTGTTACCCTGCATTTTGTGGACGAAATCTACGATCATGGCCCGATTATCTATCAGTATCCGGTGCGCGTGCGGGACGACGACACAGCCGAATCGCTGGCATCGCGGGTACTGGAGTATGAGCACAAGGCGTATCCCAAGGTGGTCCGCTGGCTGAGTAAGGGTTGGATAGAGACAAAGGATAATAAAACCGTTTATACCGGCCCGGAAAAGGAATGGGAGATCTGA
- a CDS encoding deoxynucleoside kinase — protein sequence MTEQSTYFVGIAGNIGVGKTTLTDIIADRFGWKPFYESVIDNPYLDDFYANMRRWSFNLQVYFLSKRFETHKRMTEGDFSAVQDRTIYEDVEIFAYNLHQMGNMTTRDYQNYRDLFGIMTEYLKKPDLIIYLKASTDTLISRIRRRGREFEKRISPEYLHQLNVAYERWIKNAKDDIPIHIVDADNFNVFEDTKKVNQLMQVIESYCPGESGSD from the coding sequence TTGACCGAACAATCCACATATTTCGTTGGTATCGCCGGCAACATCGGCGTTGGGAAAACCACGCTCACTGACATTATCGCCGATCGGTTCGGCTGGAAGCCGTTTTACGAGAGCGTCATCGACAATCCGTATCTGGACGATTTCTATGCCAATATGCGGCGCTGGAGCTTCAATCTGCAGGTTTATTTTCTCTCCAAGCGATTCGAAACCCATAAGCGGATGACCGAGGGCGATTTCTCCGCCGTGCAGGATCGCACCATCTACGAGGATGTGGAGATCTTTGCCTATAACCTGCATCAAATGGGGAATATGACCACCAGAGATTATCAGAATTACCGCGATTTGTTCGGCATAATGACCGAGTACCTTAAGAAGCCGGATCTGATTATCTATCTCAAGGCATCGACGGATACGCTTATCTCCCGGATCCGCAGACGCGGCAGAGAGTTCGAAAAGCGGATTTCCCCGGAATACCTGCACCAGCTGAACGTGGCATACGAGCGGTGGATTAAAAATGCCAAAGATGATATCCCTATCCATATAGTAGACGCCGATAATTTCAACGTGTTTGAAGACACGAAAAAGGTCAACCAATTGATGCAGGTCATCGAATCGTATTGTCCAGGCGAATCCGGATCCGACTGA
- a CDS encoding glycogen/starch synthase — protein sequence MALKIYMLSAEIAPFAQQSQLATFMNNLPPYIQENDHDIRLIMPKYGFISSRKYVLREVIRLRDIEAKWRTEVITGNVRSAFVPETKVQVYFLDLPAYFEDVSHLLYKAKNGRPLKDNTERFGLFSKIALRTLEKLFWQPEVVIANDWASAFAIVLQKRLFAREEFFAESKAILALHSVEELASFTPDVLFDAGVDPDSIGLDLDDDTRLIDVAAAVADEVVLVNSPEINMEKLAKEDEQLSEVLAGRDSAPKVLSWEEDTGEAWGNLADQFEIVLQETVEQE from the coding sequence ATGGCCTTAAAAATTTATATGTTATCTGCAGAGATTGCTCCGTTTGCCCAGCAAAGTCAGCTGGCAACGTTTATGAACAACCTGCCGCCCTATATCCAGGAAAACGATCACGATATCCGGTTGATTATGCCGAAATACGGATTTATCTCATCCCGCAAGTACGTATTGCGGGAAGTAATCCGGTTACGGGATATTGAAGCAAAGTGGCGCACAGAAGTGATTACCGGGAATGTGCGGTCAGCCTTTGTACCTGAGACCAAGGTGCAGGTATATTTTCTTGATTTACCAGCATATTTCGAAGACGTTTCGCATCTATTGTATAAGGCGAAAAACGGGCGCCCGCTGAAAGATAATACCGAGCGGTTCGGCCTGTTTTCAAAGATCGCATTACGTACCCTGGAAAAACTGTTTTGGCAGCCGGAAGTCGTCATCGCCAACGATTGGGCGTCTGCATTTGCCATCGTCCTGCAAAAACGGTTATTTGCGAGGGAAGAGTTTTTTGCTGAGAGTAAGGCTATCCTGGCGCTCCATAGTGTTGAGGAACTGGCGAGTTTTACACCTGACGTATTGTTTGATGCCGGCGTGGACCCGGATAGTATCGGACTGGACCTGGATGACGATACCCGACTAATCGATGTGGCTGCAGCCGTTGCCGATGAAGTCGTCCTCGTGAATTCTCCGGAAATCAATATGGAGAAATTGGCCAAGGAGGATGAACAATTATCGGAAGTTCTGGCAGGACGGGACAGTGCTCCCAAGGTTCTTTCCTGGGAAGAAGACACCGGGGAAGCATGGGGAAACCTCGCGGATCAGTTCGAAATCGTGTTACAAGAGACGGTCGAACAAGAATAA
- a CDS encoding rod shape-determining protein, which produces MKLPNVPWISGDLAIDLGTANTLIYVKGRGILINEPSIVAKAKQNGQVIAVGNEAKEMLGKTHQDIETIRPLKDGVIADFEMTDGLLQGFIRKVRLSRVSRPRMVICVPTGITEVERRAVKDSAERSNAREVYLIEEPVAAAVGIGIDISKPVGNMIVDIGGGTTEIAVIALNGIVTKESVRVAGDELDDAIIEHFKREHNLLIGERTAENIKIAVGSAVPIDEVMISVKGRNLVTGIPKTIEIPSDEVRECLKDTIDILVNAIKKALERTPPELSSDILDRGIILTGGGGLLKGLDQRIRLEADLPVNVAEEPLLSVVKGTGKVLDNLSKFADVLS; this is translated from the coding sequence ATGAAATTACCAAACGTACCATGGATATCCGGCGATTTAGCCATTGATCTCGGCACAGCTAACACCCTGATCTACGTCAAAGGACGTGGAATTCTGATTAATGAACCGTCTATTGTGGCCAAGGCGAAGCAGAACGGCCAGGTCATCGCCGTTGGCAACGAAGCCAAAGAAATGCTCGGGAAAACCCATCAGGATATCGAAACGATTCGTCCGCTCAAGGATGGCGTTATTGCCGACTTTGAAATGACCGACGGATTGCTGCAGGGATTTATCCGAAAGGTGCGTCTCTCGCGAGTGTCGCGGCCCCGGATGGTGATCTGTGTCCCCACGGGAATCACGGAAGTCGAGCGACGGGCGGTAAAGGATTCCGCCGAACGTTCTAACGCCAGAGAGGTCTACCTCATTGAAGAGCCGGTGGCGGCGGCCGTTGGTATCGGTATTGATATCAGCAAGCCGGTGGGGAACATGATCGTGGATATCGGCGGCGGGACCACCGAAATCGCCGTGATTGCACTGAACGGTATTGTGACGAAGGAATCTGTCCGCGTGGCCGGTGATGAGCTGGATGACGCCATCATTGAGCACTTTAAGCGCGAGCACAACCTGCTCATTGGTGAGCGGACTGCGGAAAACATAAAAATTGCCGTTGGCTCGGCCGTTCCGATTGACGAAGTCATGATTAGCGTGAAAGGTCGCAACCTGGTAACCGGAATTCCGAAAACCATCGAAATTCCCAGTGATGAAGTTCGCGAATGCCTGAAAGATACCATCGATATATTGGTGAACGCTATCAAAAAAGCGCTGGAGCGGACTCCGCCGGAGCTCTCTTCCGATATCCTGGATCGCGGGATTATCCTGACTGGTGGCGGAGGCCTTCTCAAAGGGCTGGATCAACGAATTCGTCTTGAAGCGGATTTACCGGTGAATGTGGCCGAGGAGCCGCTGCTTTCCGTTGTCAAAGGTACCGGGAAAGTCTTGGACAATCTGAGCAAGTTCGCAGATGTTCTTTCATAA
- the mrdA gene encoding penicillin-binding protein 2: protein MISKDNIVSQGRLVTVLGMVIVTFLVLMIRFYDLQIYQHQKFASRAEANRIREVAHPGPRGLIMDRLGNLLVDNRFTYMLSAIPWEVRRSPEVIPELAQYVDMSRDELRLQLQEGYRGAFIPVRLTSGLTFPTISRLEEHRLDLPGIFLSNDPIRFYPSEASLAHVLGYLREVDEREMNRIRRSGKYQLGDLMGWSGIERQYEQVLRGKKGYEYVQVNASGQEIGPVPDKEPVLPHPGSNLYLSLDVELQTYAESMFDTLRGAAVMMNPENGEILSFVSSPSYNLSVFSGAINASDWHTLQADTTRPLFNRGAVGTYPPGSTFKLVTAIAALEEDIVPTDWTVNCPGYYRLGRRVFKCWREGGHGRVDMYDAIEQSCNVYFYQLIRKVGIDNWAKYAGIFQFGERTGVDLPEESAGLLPDRQWMDNRYGERGWSEGHLLNMTVGQGNVLTTPLQMAKFAGILATAGKVVTPHIGVAYETEGGYLEKFEYPTSRITALDSSTYKTVLEGMYRVINGDHGTGRWARIPSALVFGKTGTAQNPHGESHAWFIGILKYKGDIQAIAVLIENGGSGGSIAAPIAGKIMRKSIELRESRNNTAIPTMLSEKLGNE, encoded by the coding sequence ATGATTTCCAAAGATAATATTGTCTCCCAGGGGCGGCTTGTAACGGTCCTGGGAATGGTAATTGTGACGTTTCTGGTGTTAATGATACGATTCTATGATCTTCAGATCTATCAGCATCAGAAATTTGCCTCCAGGGCTGAAGCCAACAGAATTCGCGAAGTTGCACATCCCGGTCCGCGTGGATTAATTATGGATAGGCTCGGAAATCTTTTGGTGGATAATCGATTTACGTATATGCTCTCGGCTATTCCATGGGAGGTCCGGCGTTCGCCGGAAGTGATCCCTGAACTGGCGCAGTATGTTGATATGTCGAGAGATGAATTACGTCTCCAGCTCCAGGAGGGATACCGGGGAGCGTTCATTCCGGTGCGGCTCACCAGCGGCCTTACATTTCCAACGATCTCAAGACTGGAGGAGCACCGATTGGACTTGCCGGGAATTTTTCTCTCCAACGATCCCATTCGGTTTTATCCCAGTGAGGCTTCTCTGGCGCATGTTCTCGGGTATCTTCGGGAGGTTGATGAGCGGGAAATGAACCGGATTCGCCGATCCGGAAAATATCAGCTGGGTGATCTTATGGGATGGAGTGGGATAGAGCGGCAGTATGAGCAGGTGCTGCGCGGTAAAAAGGGATACGAGTATGTACAGGTCAACGCTTCCGGCCAGGAGATAGGGCCGGTCCCGGACAAGGAACCGGTACTGCCCCATCCGGGTTCGAATCTGTATCTGAGCCTGGATGTGGAATTACAGACATATGCGGAATCCATGTTCGATACTCTGAGGGGAGCAGCCGTCATGATGAATCCCGAGAATGGAGAGATCCTGAGTTTTGTGAGCTCTCCAAGTTACAATTTGTCAGTGTTCTCGGGAGCCATCAATGCTAGCGACTGGCATACCTTGCAGGCTGATACCACCCGGCCGCTCTTTAATCGAGGCGCAGTCGGGACATATCCACCCGGATCTACCTTTAAGTTAGTGACCGCGATTGCAGCGCTGGAAGAAGATATAGTGCCAACCGACTGGACGGTGAATTGTCCGGGGTACTATCGACTCGGCAGGCGCGTGTTTAAATGCTGGCGTGAAGGCGGCCATGGGCGTGTGGATATGTACGATGCTATTGAGCAATCGTGCAATGTGTATTTTTATCAGCTTATCAGAAAAGTCGGTATAGATAACTGGGCAAAATATGCCGGGATCTTCCAGTTTGGTGAACGGACCGGAGTTGATTTGCCTGAAGAGTCTGCCGGCTTACTGCCTGATCGGCAATGGATGGACAACCGGTATGGTGAGCGGGGGTGGTCCGAGGGACATTTATTAAATATGACGGTGGGGCAGGGAAATGTGCTGACTACGCCGTTGCAGATGGCGAAGTTCGCAGGGATTCTGGCGACGGCCGGAAAAGTCGTGACGCCGCATATCGGAGTGGCATATGAGACTGAGGGTGGATACCTCGAGAAGTTCGAATATCCCACAAGTAGGATCACTGCGCTGGATTCGAGCACGTATAAAACGGTGCTGGAAGGGATGTATCGGGTTATCAACGGAGACCACGGCACTGGCCGCTGGGCGAGGATTCCTTCTGCGCTTGTCTTCGGGAAAACGGGAACTGCACAAAATCCTCACGGTGAATCCCATGCCTGGTTTATCGGAATACTGAAATATAAGGGGGATATACAGGCTATCGCTGTCTTGATTGAAAACGGCGGTTCCGGCGGAAGTATTGCCGCCCCCATTGCCGGAAAAATTATGCGGAAAAGTATCGAACTGAGGGAATCACGGAACAACACAGCTATCCCCACCATGCTCTCGGAGAAACTTGGGAATGAATAA
- the rodA gene encoding rod shape-determining protein RodA, translated as MNNYWIQKKLSDLDWGILAICLVLFTVGLIALNSATLESSGGYFGNNFHKQILWGLLGLTGLFAIYFLEKKVLFEWSYLIYGVVLVLLVLTLFFGTGAGSSRWFRLGPIQFQPSEFMKIALILALAKYLSSYRLNIQNPQTLAIPFLLTLFPTVIVFQQPDLGTAMVYIAILFPMLFWANVPLFYLFAILAPFVSIVTAFNFVTFAIWIGILLVVLYFSRRPLFLSVFHFIGNVSLGLVTPLLWSSLKEYQQTRILTLFDMSLDPQGSGYQVLQSQTAIGSGGMWGRGIGQGTQTHLKFLPEQHTDFIFSVVGEEMGFIVVAVLLVLFMLLLLRITYLASEARDKFSGMVLMGVGSLLFFHVAVNIAMTIGLMPVTGLPLPFFSYGGSFLVMSFAAIGLLLNSNSERIE; from the coding sequence ATGAATAACTATTGGATTCAGAAGAAATTATCTGATCTTGACTGGGGGATCCTGGCTATCTGCCTGGTGCTGTTCACGGTGGGACTGATTGCATTAAACAGTGCAACGCTAGAGAGCTCAGGTGGATATTTTGGGAACAACTTCCATAAACAGATTCTTTGGGGACTCCTTGGGTTAACAGGTTTGTTTGCGATCTACTTTCTCGAGAAGAAGGTTCTCTTTGAATGGAGTTATCTCATTTACGGGGTTGTACTCGTCTTGTTAGTTCTGACGTTGTTTTTTGGAACGGGGGCCGGATCGAGTCGCTGGTTTCGGCTCGGCCCGATCCAGTTCCAGCCGTCGGAGTTCATGAAAATTGCACTCATTCTTGCGCTGGCGAAATACCTGAGCAGCTACCGGTTAAATATTCAGAATCCCCAGACCCTGGCCATTCCGTTTTTGTTAACGCTTTTCCCAACGGTAATCGTCTTTCAGCAGCCGGATCTGGGGACCGCGATGGTCTACATTGCCATCCTGTTCCCAATGCTATTTTGGGCGAATGTCCCACTATTTTACCTGTTTGCTATCCTTGCACCATTTGTGTCAATTGTGACGGCGTTTAACTTTGTGACTTTTGCCATTTGGATCGGCATACTTCTGGTGGTGCTCTATTTTTCCCGTCGGCCGTTGTTCCTGAGTGTATTTCACTTCATCGGAAATGTTTCGCTGGGATTAGTCACTCCGTTGCTTTGGAGCAGCCTGAAAGAATATCAACAGACGCGGATTTTGACACTTTTCGATATGTCCCTCGATCCCCAGGGCTCAGGATACCAGGTTCTCCAGTCGCAAACAGCTATTGGGTCAGGGGGCATGTGGGGGCGGGGTATCGGCCAGGGCACCCAGACGCACTTGAAGTTTCTACCCGAACAACACACGGATTTTATCTTTTCCGTGGTCGGGGAGGAGATGGGCTTTATTGTGGTGGCTGTATTGCTGGTGTTGTTTATGCTACTCCTTCTCCGAATTACGTATCTGGCATCTGAGGCCAGAGATAAATTCAGTGGAATGGTGTTAATGGGAGTAGGCAGCCTGCTCTTTTTCCACGTAGCAGTCAATATTGCTATGACTATAGGCTTGATGCCGGTCACGGGTTTACCCTTACCCTTTTTTAGCTATGGTGGATCATTTTTGGTTATGAGTTTTGCCGCAATCGGGCTCCTTTTGAATAGCAATTCTGAGCGGATCGAGTAG
- the ybgF gene encoding tol-pal system protein YbgF, which produces MKTTRYLLKMIPVLGISLLLLQCGSGGDQSAAPEDLQRQVSEHDSQLEQYSENADSLQQKVEQLRQTINALEQSNSELKSMLAEREGQKFDLDNEQAIADKIIQMENRLSMLEDRIDFIDSTKFDMLTRFEKLEAQVGGPGSSTGTASQSGTSSADKLSKEAYRDKYQQAYNVYSQKDYNRAITLFTDLIERNPEGDLSDNAQYWIGECYYGLKNYTRAIVEFEKVFTFKESNKDDDAQLKLGLCYLNLGQRDKAREEFQRLVDFYPDSDYRSKAVEYLRQL; this is translated from the coding sequence ATGAAAACCACACGGTACCTGCTCAAAATGATCCCGGTATTGGGGATCTCACTGCTTTTGCTACAGTGTGGCTCCGGCGGCGATCAGTCAGCTGCCCCAGAGGATTTGCAACGCCAGGTAAGTGAGCACGATTCCCAGCTTGAACAATATTCTGAAAATGCGGATTCGCTTCAGCAGAAGGTTGAGCAACTTCGCCAGACGATTAATGCCCTGGAGCAGTCAAATTCAGAGCTCAAATCCATGCTCGCCGAACGGGAAGGGCAAAAATTTGACCTGGATAACGAACAGGCAATCGCCGATAAAATTATCCAAATGGAAAATCGACTATCAATGCTGGAGGACCGTATTGATTTTATTGACAGTACAAAATTTGACATGCTGACGCGGTTCGAAAAGTTAGAAGCACAAGTCGGGGGGCCAGGCTCTTCCACCGGTACTGCCTCACAGTCGGGGACTTCCTCTGCGGACAAACTCTCCAAAGAGGCATACCGGGACAAGTATCAACAGGCGTACAATGTGTACAGCCAGAAAGATTATAACCGTGCCATTACCCTGTTCACCGATCTGATTGAACGCAACCCGGAAGGCGACCTTTCAGATAATGCTCAGTATTGGATCGGGGAATGTTATTACGGGCTAAAAAATTATACACGCGCAATCGTTGAGTTTGAAAAAGTTTTTACCTTTAAAGAATCAAATAAAGATGACGATGCTCAATTAAAACTCGGACTCTGTTATCTCAATCTTGGACAACGGGACAAGGCCAGAGAAGAATTTCAGCGGCTGGTAGATTTTTATCCGGACAGTGATTATAGATCCAAGGCAGTGGAATATCTCCGCCAACTCTAA
- the purH gene encoding bifunctional phosphoribosylaminoimidazolecarboxamide formyltransferase/IMP cyclohydrolase → MELSGAVLISVYHKPGVEKIATAFVEHGAEIYSTGGTASYLREQGIEVTDVSDVTGFPEILDGRVKTLHPKIFGGILADNSNEKHNQEISDQGIKPIIGVVVNFYPFTATVQNKDADFQEIIENIDIGGPSMLRAAAKNHQSVLPICHESQYDLVSRALEQSNADSLDALRLPFAKTAFAYTMQYEQSIAEFFSEQSRSEQEAEFPKLLPLNFSQSLSLRYGENPHQDAAYFDLLGNEPFDFSKRQLQGKPLSYNNLMDLDAALRIIGEFQETACVIIKHSNPCGFAYGSSTEDAYRRAVTTDPVSYFGGIVGFNEEVDGATASALTESFLECIVAPDFSDEAIKIFKSKKNLRIIRCYPGELSDGGYEIRPALTGYLVQQRDPQIAEITANAATKRHPTDTEMKALKLGWRLVKHTKSNAIVFTNQEQAVGVGAGQMSRVDSVKIAIRKAEEAGLSLEDASMASDAFFPFPDAVEIAYDAGIRSVIQPGGSIRDDKVIAAADERDMAMIMTGNRHFKH, encoded by the coding sequence ATGGAATTATCTGGTGCAGTTCTGATCAGCGTATATCATAAACCTGGTGTGGAAAAGATTGCCACGGCATTCGTAGAGCACGGTGCGGAAATCTATTCAACCGGCGGGACGGCATCCTATCTTCGGGAACAGGGAATTGAAGTTACCGATGTGTCGGATGTGACTGGATTCCCCGAGATTCTGGATGGCCGGGTAAAGACTCTGCATCCGAAGATCTTTGGTGGTATTCTTGCCGATAATTCCAATGAAAAGCACAATCAAGAGATCTCCGATCAGGGAATTAAGCCGATTATCGGGGTCGTTGTGAATTTCTATCCGTTCACAGCTACGGTGCAGAATAAAGACGCAGATTTCCAGGAGATTATCGAAAATATCGATATCGGTGGGCCGTCCATGCTTCGGGCGGCGGCAAAGAATCATCAGAGTGTACTCCCGATATGCCATGAGAGCCAATATGATCTGGTGAGCCGGGCGCTGGAGCAATCAAATGCCGACAGCCTGGATGCATTGCGGTTACCATTTGCAAAAACGGCATTTGCCTATACTATGCAATATGAGCAGAGTATCGCGGAATTCTTCAGCGAACAATCCCGCAGCGAGCAGGAAGCGGAATTTCCAAAGCTGCTGCCGCTGAATTTTTCGCAGTCGCTCTCGCTCCGGTATGGTGAAAATCCACACCAGGATGCGGCGTATTTCGATCTGCTCGGTAATGAGCCGTTCGACTTTTCGAAACGTCAGCTCCAGGGAAAGCCGCTTTCGTACAACAATTTAATGGACCTCGACGCAGCGCTCCGCATCATTGGAGAATTTCAGGAGACGGCGTGCGTGATTATCAAGCACAGTAATCCGTGTGGCTTTGCCTACGGCAGCTCAACGGAAGATGCGTATCGCCGGGCCGTGACCACCGATCCGGTGAGCTATTTCGGCGGCATCGTCGGATTTAACGAAGAAGTGGATGGCGCCACAGCATCGGCATTGACGGAGTCATTTCTCGAATGCATCGTCGCACCGGATTTTTCGGATGAAGCTATCAAAATCTTTAAATCCAAGAAAAATTTACGTATAATACGCTGTTATCCTGGGGAATTGTCCGATGGGGGATACGAAATTCGTCCCGCATTGACTGGGTATCTGGTTCAGCAACGCGATCCGCAAATAGCTGAAATCACCGCGAATGCCGCTACAAAGCGGCATCCAACTGACACAGAAATGAAAGCACTTAAGCTCGGATGGCGTCTGGTGAAGCACACCAAGTCCAATGCGATTGTGTTCACGAATCAGGAGCAGGCAGTCGGTGTCGGAGCAGGCCAGATGTCTCGCGTCGACTCGGTGAAAATTGCTATCAGGAAAGCGGAAGAGGCCGGGTTATCTCTGGAAGACGCTTCCATGGCCTCCGATGCATTTTTCCCGTTTCCGGATGCGGTGGAGATTGCGTATGACGCCGGGATCCGATCCGTGATTCAGCCTGGGGGATCGATTCGGGATGATAAGGTGATTGCAGCCGCTGATGAGCGTGATATGGCAATGATTATGACAGGCAACAGGCATTTTAAGCATTAG